A single genomic interval of Stenotrophomonas sp. ZAC14D1_NAIMI4_1 harbors:
- the exbD gene encoding TonB system transport protein ExbD has protein sequence MAIRTASDRDDTPEEAHEINVTPFIDVMLVLLIIFMVAAPLATVSVPVQLPASSAQATPSDQAPVYVTVQADLSLRVGEMPVARDGLSAALQAATHGDAEQRIYLRADQRVPYGELMATLDALRAAGYLKVALVGLEQGAR, from the coding sequence ATGGCGATCAGGACCGCATCCGACCGCGACGACACGCCCGAAGAAGCGCACGAGATCAATGTCACGCCCTTCATCGACGTGATGCTGGTGCTGCTGATCATCTTCATGGTGGCCGCGCCACTGGCCACCGTGTCGGTACCGGTGCAGCTGCCGGCCAGCAGCGCGCAGGCCACGCCCAGCGATCAGGCACCGGTGTACGTGACCGTGCAGGCCGACCTGTCACTGCGCGTGGGCGAAATGCCGGTCGCGCGCGACGGGCTGTCCGCTGCGCTGCAGGCGGCCACGCACGGCGATGCGGAGCAGCGCATCTACCTGCGCGCCGACCAGCGCGTGCCTTATGGCGAGTTGATGGCCACCCTCGATGCACTGCGTGCGGCGGGTTACCTGAAGGTGGCCCTGGTTGGCCTGGAGCAGGGCGCACGATGA
- the exbB gene encoding tonB-system energizer ExbB, with protein sequence MLPADLAPLATSALTPWGMYLAADVVVKAVMILLAVASLATWTVLLAKGWELSRQARALRAARARLLEAPSLPAGDVDAALAEGTAAAMLEAARSELRLSQDLACRDGIKERVASRLDRLELDTARVQRRGIGVLASIGAVAPFVGLFGTVWGIMNSFIGIAHSNTTNLAVVAPGIAEALLATALGLVAAIPAVLVYNHFSRVLAGLRGLLGDLSAAVQQLVSRDLDRAAARAPASALRAVH encoded by the coding sequence ATGCTGCCTGCTGACCTGGCGCCCCTGGCCACTTCCGCCCTGACCCCGTGGGGCATGTACCTGGCCGCCGACGTGGTGGTCAAAGCCGTGATGATCTTGCTTGCCGTCGCTTCGCTGGCCACCTGGACCGTGCTGCTGGCCAAGGGCTGGGAGCTGTCGCGGCAGGCGCGCGCGCTGCGTGCGGCCCGCGCGCGGCTGCTGGAGGCGCCAAGCCTGCCCGCCGGCGATGTGGATGCTGCGCTGGCCGAAGGCACTGCGGCGGCGATGCTGGAGGCGGCACGCAGCGAACTGCGCCTGTCGCAGGACCTGGCGTGCCGCGACGGCATCAAGGAACGCGTCGCCTCACGCCTGGACCGGCTGGAACTGGACACCGCACGCGTGCAGCGGCGCGGCATCGGCGTACTCGCCAGCATCGGTGCGGTGGCGCCGTTCGTGGGCCTGTTCGGCACCGTGTGGGGCATCATGAACAGCTTCATCGGCATCGCCCACAGCAACACCACCAACCTGGCCGTGGTTGCACCGGGCATCGCCGAGGCGTTGCTGGCCACCGCTCTGGGCCTGGTCGCGGCGATTCCTGCCGTGCTGGTCTACAACCACTTCAGCCGCGTGCTGGCTGGCCTGCGTGGCCTGCTGGGTGATCTGTCGGCGGCGGTGCAGCAGCTGGTTTCGCGCGATCTGGACCGTGCCGCTGCGCGTGCCCCGGCCAGTGCACTGCGTGCGGTGCACTGA
- a CDS encoding YbaN family protein, with translation MRWLWFALGWLMVGLGVIGALLPVMPTTIFLILAVGCFARSSPKFEQRLLAHPRYGPSLRLWREQGAVSGKGKAFASAGMAVGFALFCWGAHPSWRLLLGVGLFFAASAGYVLSRPAPRLDPTPLVEVDDAEPRAARRRASPHDSDGNPDDAAC, from the coding sequence ATGCGCTGGCTCTGGTTCGCGCTGGGCTGGCTGATGGTCGGCCTGGGCGTGATCGGTGCGTTGTTGCCGGTGATGCCCACCACCATTTTCCTGATCCTGGCGGTGGGCTGCTTCGCCCGTAGTTCGCCGAAGTTCGAGCAGCGCCTGCTGGCCCATCCGCGCTATGGCCCCTCGCTGCGCCTGTGGCGCGAGCAGGGGGCGGTGTCGGGCAAGGGCAAGGCGTTCGCCAGCGCCGGCATGGCGGTGGGCTTCGCGCTGTTCTGCTGGGGCGCGCATCCGTCCTGGCGGCTGCTGCTGGGCGTGGGCCTGTTCTTTGCGGCCAGCGCCGGCTACGTCCTGAGCCGGCCAGCGCCCCGGCTCGATCCCACCCCGCTGGTGGAAGTGGACGATGCCGAACCCCGCGCGGCCCGCCGCCGCGCGTCTCCTCATGATTCTGATGGAAACCCCGACGATGCTGCCTGCTGA
- a CDS encoding biliverdin-producing heme oxygenase, giving the protein MTATTSPDDSRSVRLKAATRDSHGALDKRIMAGDIFADRGNFARFLRVQYRFHRSIDALYASPALDALLPALHERRRLQQVRNDLQDLEQTLPGQDIAPLAADLPLPAALGWLYVAEGSNLGGTVLYKMAAALGLDRDFGARHLAAHPDGAARHWREFTAALDAVPLSAEQEQQVIDAADAAFRSVHGHVEVEFGA; this is encoded by the coding sequence ATGACCGCGACAACTTCCCCCGACGACAGCCGCAGCGTGCGCCTGAAGGCCGCCACCCGTGACAGCCATGGCGCGCTCGACAAGCGCATCATGGCCGGCGACATCTTCGCCGACCGTGGCAACTTCGCCCGCTTCCTGCGCGTGCAGTACCGTTTCCACCGCAGCATTGATGCGCTCTATGCCAGCCCCGCACTGGACGCACTGCTGCCGGCCCTGCACGAACGCCGCCGCCTGCAGCAGGTGCGCAACGACCTGCAGGATCTCGAGCAGACCCTGCCGGGCCAGGACATCGCGCCGTTGGCTGCGGACCTGCCGCTGCCGGCCGCGCTGGGCTGGCTGTACGTGGCCGAAGGCTCCAACCTGGGCGGCACGGTGCTGTACAAGATGGCCGCCGCGCTGGGCCTGGACCGTGATTTCGGCGCCCGCCACCTGGCGGCACACCCCGATGGCGCCGCCCGCCACTGGCGCGAGTTCACGGCGGCGCTGGACGCGGTGCCGCTGTCGGCCGAGCAGGAACAGCAGGTGATCGATGCCGCCGACGCTGCCTTCCGCAGCGTGCATGGCCATGTCGAAGTGGAATTCGGCGCATGA
- a CDS encoding DUF2789 domain-containing protein, with translation MITTEPSMTNLFLQLGLDASAEAIAGFIAGHQLANGVEVADAAYWSDAQRQFLAESLQADAAWSTVVDELNEALHEDAVKAATGR, from the coding sequence ATGATCACCACCGAACCGAGCATGACCAACCTGTTCCTGCAGCTGGGCCTGGACGCCAGCGCCGAGGCCATTGCCGGGTTCATCGCCGGCCACCAGCTGGCCAACGGCGTGGAAGTGGCCGATGCCGCGTACTGGAGCGATGCGCAGCGCCAGTTCCTGGCCGAATCGCTGCAGGCCGATGCAGCCTGGAGCACCGTGGTGGACGAACTGAATGAAGCGCTGCACGAAGACGCGGTGAAGGCCGCGACCGGGCGGTAA
- a CDS encoding TonB-dependent receptor — MSDFRRPGRAPRPSRLCIALLAAGLAGTAPTVLAQSSTTAPAALLRFDIPAQPLDGALRAYMRQSGVQVAYPATLGNGVTSQAVSGTLSASDALSRLLQGSGLVARRVGSDAVTLEAAPAQAGSGVIVTDTLSVSGEHIEGGAVSDEARLLDSYRSVGSTTTINRTQLERFRGTSNGDIVKGVAGVTAGDPRVGNGFDVNIRGIQGQSRVPVIIDGGQSSMDTYRGYAGQSQRTYLDPDLISRLTITKGPSLQANASGGIGGVVEMETLNVDDVLREGRDVGVRVRGGLANNSANNLPGYDAAPRTDRGASGSQFFNVAAAGHWDRFDLVAAYAYRDNGNYFAGKHGYDDFPQTRRTLAPLNPPRTEVFNTSSRSKSALLKGTWRIDDVQTLELGYRRYEGTAGEIMASQIIRVDRDRVPQWDPGHVDMDSYSARYRFNPDSDKVDLRINAWYTDTDSVMYNNLTGITPWYYDRRTEWYDAPSFSGNPGYKDAYRNPLRQKRFGLDASNTSIFETGAGRFTLDYGLAYSDEDIAPGSSGPIMHDDLVNNRFLRNAERKEYSAVASLKWAPDEHWEVQAGGRWNRVDVHDRNRLATPDKYEVQGQYRYTELLNGDPSLPSWRAKRIALLNWYPDANGNFTQDSLLASPYERGTVADIGGWNFYDADDAEDLEVPVSWTWSKPIRRRDSAFSPTASVAFRFSEDSMVYLKYAEGTKLPSLFETTLGLFTAAKPVAELKPERARSWELGASTIRHDLFIAGDRLALKLAYFDTRIDDLITRDYRTLSAGLIRNVDQFKVSGLEFQSSYDSGKLFADLSAHYYFKAKTCAPDIAAERRAYGVQRRIEELANTPDCVDGGFEGSYSNTQNPPRYMVNLTVGSRLFDERLTFGTRVVHNAGPISKLDKEWNVGLSAIQQLYRPTTLVDVFASWSFNDQLSVEANVDNLTDRYYLDPLALGVMPAPGRTARLALTWKY, encoded by the coding sequence ATGTCCGACTTCCGTCGTCCGGGCCGCGCACCGCGCCCGTCCCGTCTGTGCATCGCCCTGCTCGCCGCTGGCCTGGCCGGCACCGCGCCGACCGTGCTGGCCCAGTCCAGCACCACCGCGCCCGCCGCGCTGCTGCGCTTCGACATTCCTGCCCAGCCGCTGGATGGCGCGCTGCGCGCCTACATGCGCCAGTCCGGCGTGCAGGTGGCCTATCCGGCCACGCTCGGCAACGGTGTCACCTCGCAGGCGGTCAGCGGCACGCTGTCGGCCAGTGATGCACTGTCGCGCCTGCTGCAGGGCAGCGGCCTGGTCGCGCGGCGGGTCGGCAGCGACGCGGTGACGCTGGAAGCGGCGCCGGCACAGGCTGGCAGCGGCGTCATCGTCACCGACACGCTGAGCGTGTCCGGCGAGCACATCGAAGGCGGTGCGGTCAGCGATGAAGCGCGCCTGCTCGACAGCTACCGCAGCGTCGGTTCCACCACCACGATCAACCGTACCCAGCTGGAACGCTTCCGCGGCACGTCCAACGGCGACATCGTCAAGGGCGTGGCCGGCGTCACTGCGGGCGATCCGCGCGTGGGCAACGGCTTCGACGTCAACATCCGCGGCATCCAGGGGCAGAGCCGCGTGCCGGTCATCATCGACGGCGGCCAGTCCAGCATGGACACCTACCGTGGCTACGCCGGCCAGTCGCAGCGCACCTACCTGGACCCTGACCTGATCTCGCGGCTGACCATCACCAAGGGCCCGAGCCTGCAGGCCAACGCCTCCGGCGGCATCGGTGGCGTGGTGGAAATGGAGACGTTGAACGTCGATGACGTCCTGCGCGAAGGCCGCGATGTCGGCGTACGCGTGCGTGGCGGCCTGGCCAACAACAGCGCCAACAACCTGCCGGGCTACGACGCCGCACCGCGCACCGACCGTGGCGCCAGTGGCAGCCAGTTCTTCAACGTCGCCGCCGCCGGCCATTGGGATCGCTTCGACCTGGTCGCCGCCTATGCGTATCGCGACAACGGCAACTACTTCGCGGGCAAGCACGGCTACGACGATTTTCCGCAGACGCGGCGCACGCTGGCACCGCTGAACCCGCCGCGCACGGAAGTGTTCAACACGTCCTCGCGGTCGAAGTCGGCGCTGCTCAAGGGCACCTGGCGCATCGATGATGTGCAGACCCTGGAGCTGGGCTACCGCCGCTATGAAGGCACGGCGGGCGAGATCATGGCCTCGCAGATCATCCGCGTGGACCGCGACCGCGTGCCGCAGTGGGACCCGGGCCACGTCGACATGGACAGCTACAGCGCGCGCTACCGCTTCAACCCGGACAGCGACAAGGTCGACCTGCGCATCAACGCCTGGTACACCGATACCGACAGCGTGATGTACAACAACCTGACCGGCATCACCCCGTGGTACTACGACCGCCGCACCGAGTGGTACGACGCACCGAGCTTCAGCGGCAACCCCGGCTACAAGGACGCCTACCGCAATCCGCTGCGGCAGAAGCGCTTCGGCCTGGACGCCAGCAACACCTCGATCTTCGAGACCGGCGCCGGCCGCTTCACCCTCGACTATGGCCTGGCCTACAGCGACGAGGACATCGCGCCGGGCAGCTCCGGCCCGATCATGCACGATGACCTGGTCAACAACCGCTTCCTGCGCAACGCCGAGCGCAAGGAATACAGTGCCGTGGCCTCGCTGAAGTGGGCGCCGGACGAGCATTGGGAAGTGCAGGCCGGTGGCCGCTGGAACCGCGTGGACGTGCACGACCGCAACCGCCTGGCCACCCCGGACAAGTACGAGGTACAGGGCCAGTACCGCTACACCGAACTGCTCAACGGCGACCCGAGCCTGCCGTCGTGGCGGGCCAAGCGCATCGCCCTGCTGAACTGGTACCCCGATGCCAACGGCAACTTCACCCAGGACTCGCTGCTGGCCTCGCCCTACGAGCGCGGTACCGTGGCCGACATCGGCGGCTGGAACTTCTACGACGCCGATGATGCCGAAGACCTGGAAGTGCCGGTCAGCTGGACCTGGTCCAAGCCGATCCGCCGCCGCGACAGCGCCTTCTCGCCGACCGCCAGCGTCGCCTTCCGCTTCAGCGAAGACAGCATGGTCTACCTGAAGTACGCCGAAGGCACCAAGCTGCCGAGCCTGTTCGAGACCACCCTGGGGCTGTTCACCGCGGCCAAACCGGTGGCCGAACTCAAGCCCGAACGTGCGCGCAGCTGGGAACTGGGCGCCAGCACCATCCGCCACGACCTGTTCATCGCCGGTGACCGCCTGGCGCTGAAGCTGGCCTACTTCGATACCCGCATCGACGACCTGATCACCCGCGATTACCGCACGCTGTCGGCCGGCCTGATCCGCAACGTCGACCAGTTCAAGGTGTCGGGCCTGGAGTTCCAGTCCAGCTATGACAGCGGCAAGCTGTTCGCCGACCTGTCGGCGCACTACTACTTCAAGGCCAAGACCTGCGCACCGGACATCGCCGCCGAGCGTCGCGCCTATGGCGTGCAGCGCAGGATCGAGGAACTGGCCAACACGCCCGACTGCGTCGATGGTGGATTCGAGGGTTCGTACTCGAACACGCAGAACCCGCCGCGCTACATGGTCAACCTGACCGTCGGTTCGCGCCTGTTCGACGAGCGGCTGACCTTCGGTACCCGCGTGGTCCACAACGCCGGCCCGATCAGCAAGCTGGACAAGGAATGGAACGTCGGCCTGTCGGCGATCCAGCAGCTGTACCGGCCGACCACCCTGGTGGACGTGTTCGCCAGCTGGAGCTTCAACGACCAGCTGTCGGTGGAAGCCAACGTCGACAACCTGACCGACCGCTACTACCTGGACCCGCTGGCCCTGGGCGTGATGCCGGCCCCGGGCCGCACCGCGCGCCTGGCGTTGACCTGGAAGTACTGA
- a CDS encoding FecR domain-containing protein, translated as MSPHSPSSARADDPVAEQARDWIVFLASGEHSDARMQAFEQWLAQPGHRRAFEHERRLWRSLGASPVAAATAATLPVARGRVRSRRRLHWAAAAALALLVTAPDAWLRLQADHRSNHQVQAVQLPDGSRAVLDADSAIAVHFDARARRIELLQGRAWFEVTPDAQRRFSVAAGNGVVEDISTAFTVARHDSTVETEVGQGRVRVANPIDGGWTYLQVGQRAMYGAHSGVTRLADVAADRVGAWRQGELLLDDATVVDAVQEVGRYRRGPTFVRGDLSHLPAVSAALRIDQPEQALDTLAATAGLQVTRLPLGVAIVHR; from the coding sequence ATGAGCCCGCACTCTCCTTCCAGCGCCCGCGCAGACGACCCCGTGGCCGAACAGGCCCGGGACTGGATCGTGTTCCTGGCGTCCGGCGAGCACAGCGATGCGCGCATGCAGGCGTTCGAGCAGTGGCTGGCGCAGCCAGGGCATCGTCGTGCCTTCGAGCACGAACGGCGCCTGTGGCGCAGCCTCGGCGCATCGCCGGTGGCAGCGGCCACAGCCGCAACGCTTCCAGTGGCGCGTGGGCGTGTGCGTTCCCGTCGCCGCCTGCACTGGGCCGCCGCCGCCGCTCTGGCGCTGCTGGTAACCGCCCCCGACGCCTGGCTGCGCCTGCAGGCCGACCATCGCAGCAACCACCAGGTGCAGGCGGTGCAGCTGCCCGACGGCAGCCGTGCGGTGCTCGATGCCGACAGCGCCATTGCCGTGCACTTCGATGCACGCGCCCGCCGTATCGAGCTGCTGCAGGGTCGCGCCTGGTTCGAGGTGACCCCGGATGCGCAGCGCCGCTTCAGCGTGGCCGCCGGCAATGGCGTGGTCGAAGACATCTCCACCGCGTTCACCGTCGCCCGCCATGACAGCACTGTGGAAACCGAAGTGGGGCAGGGACGGGTGCGCGTGGCCAACCCGATCGATGGCGGCTGGACCTACCTGCAGGTGGGGCAGCGCGCGATGTACGGCGCACACAGCGGCGTGACCCGCCTGGCGGACGTGGCTGCCGACCGCGTCGGCGCTTGGCGCCAGGGCGAGCTGCTGCTGGATGACGCCACGGTGGTCGATGCCGTGCAGGAGGTGGGCCGCTATCGCCGTGGCCCGACCTTCGTGCGCGGTGACCTGTCGCACCTGCCGGCAGTCAGCGCGGCCCTGCGCATCGACCAGCCGGAACAGGCGCTGGACACGCTGGCCGCGACCGCGGGCCTGCAGGTCACCCGCCTGCCCTTGGGCGTAGCCATCGTCCACCGGTAG
- a CDS encoding RNA polymerase sigma factor, whose translation MPSNAATLTELLIRERPALLRRVQRILGGDSGAEDVIQAVWFKARGVDNQQCIDNPRAYLYRLAINLATDHGRESTRRNRLLAEHYLWQEEDEVSTEDQVMAQDELQRVLDAAGHLPEPTRTIFRLNRLQGLTQAEIARRLGVSVTTVENHVRSALARLAWAREGR comes from the coding sequence ATGCCTTCCAATGCCGCCACCCTCACCGAACTGCTGATCCGTGAACGGCCGGCGCTGCTGCGCCGGGTGCAGCGCATCCTCGGCGGCGACAGTGGTGCCGAGGATGTGATCCAGGCGGTCTGGTTCAAGGCGCGTGGTGTCGACAACCAGCAGTGCATCGACAACCCACGGGCCTACCTGTACCGCCTGGCGATCAACCTGGCCACCGACCATGGCCGCGAGTCGACGCGCCGCAACCGCCTGCTGGCCGAGCACTACCTGTGGCAGGAGGAGGACGAGGTGTCCACCGAGGATCAGGTGATGGCCCAGGATGAGCTGCAGCGGGTGCTGGATGCCGCCGGGCACCTGCCCGAGCCGACCCGCACCATCTTCCGCCTCAACCGGCTGCAGGGGCTGACCCAGGCCGAGATCGCCCGCCGCCTGGGAGTGTCGGTCACCACGGTGGAAAACCACGTGCGCAGCGCCCTGGCCCGGTTGGCCTGGGCCCGCGAGGGTCGATGA
- the ppa gene encoding inorganic diphosphatase — MGLELVSPGKNPPEEINVIIEIPKDSEPVKYEVDKETGAIFVDRILSTPMRYPCNYGYVPSTLCGDGDPADVLVVLPLPLVPGSVVRCRPVGVLKMSDEAGSDEKILAVPVSKIFSGYAHVEDIAQVSSHWLERIGHFFEHYKDLEKGKWVKLDGWGGAAEAKQILIEAHQRHLDSKA, encoded by the coding sequence ATGGGTCTGGAACTCGTCTCGCCCGGCAAGAACCCGCCGGAAGAAATCAACGTCATCATCGAGATCCCGAAGGACTCGGAGCCGGTGAAGTACGAAGTGGACAAGGAAACCGGCGCGATCTTCGTCGACCGCATCCTGTCGACCCCGATGCGCTACCCGTGCAACTACGGCTACGTGCCGAGCACCCTGTGCGGCGATGGCGACCCGGCCGACGTGCTGGTGGTGCTGCCGCTGCCGCTGGTCCCGGGCTCGGTCGTGCGCTGCCGTCCGGTCGGCGTGCTGAAGATGAGCGATGAAGCGGGCAGCGACGAGAAGATCCTGGCCGTGCCGGTCTCGAAGATCTTCAGCGGCTACGCCCATGTCGAAGACATCGCCCAGGTGTCCAGCCACTGGCTGGAGCGCATCGGCCACTTCTTCGAGCACTACAAGGACCTGGAAAAGGGCAAGTGGGTCAAGCTGGACGGTTGGGGTGGCGCGGCCGAGGCCAAGCAGATCCTGATCGAGGCGCACCAGCGCCACCTCGACAGCAAGGCCTGA
- a CDS encoding HDOD domain-containing protein, which produces MRILLVGDSASLPAELSEFIADLGEEWQPLTAVDGHTAMTAVAAQGVDAVIVCPQLPDLNATTLLGQIRTLRPETIRIALVDAQHGNRPPPARLIGVAHRFLPLPLAPEVLLEALTSLEELRDVLDSPRLRDAIGRIEKLPSPPHLYLSLTQALEHDDDTDSADVAKLVAADPAIAAKVLQLSNSAFFSQGRTIADLRTAVTRLGLATLRDLVLASEVFSAPTLSTAERNSLQQRALMASRLAARLLPESSAELGATAALLADIGLLLPGVRNERSEPALADDPRPGHAEAGAYLLGLWGLPMPIIEAVAFHLQPQRANTRSFWVTGAVHVALALVNGDPVDEDYLQRAGVLNKLPQWREHANSLMGLVPTEA; this is translated from the coding sequence GTGCGTATTCTGCTAGTTGGGGATTCAGCCAGCCTGCCGGCTGAGCTGAGCGAATTCATTGCCGATCTTGGGGAAGAATGGCAACCGCTGACCGCCGTCGATGGCCACACTGCGATGACCGCGGTGGCTGCGCAGGGCGTGGATGCGGTAATCGTCTGCCCGCAGCTGCCCGACCTCAACGCAACCACGTTGCTCGGCCAGATCCGCACGCTGCGGCCTGAAACCATCCGTATCGCGCTGGTCGATGCCCAGCACGGCAACCGGCCGCCGCCGGCGCGCCTGATCGGCGTGGCCCACCGCTTCCTGCCGCTGCCGCTGGCGCCGGAAGTGCTGCTGGAAGCGCTGACCAGCCTGGAAGAGCTGCGCGACGTGCTGGACAGCCCGCGCCTGCGCGATGCCATCGGCCGCATCGAGAAGCTGCCCTCGCCGCCGCACCTGTACCTGAGCCTGACCCAGGCGCTGGAACATGACGACGACACCGACAGTGCCGACGTGGCCAAGCTGGTTGCCGCCGATCCGGCGATCGCGGCCAAGGTGCTGCAGCTGTCCAATTCGGCGTTCTTCAGCCAGGGCCGCACCATTGCCGACCTGCGCACCGCGGTGACCCGCCTGGGCCTGGCCACGCTGCGTGACCTGGTGCTGGCCAGCGAGGTGTTTTCCGCACCGACGCTGTCCACTGCCGAGCGCAATTCGCTGCAGCAGCGCGCGCTGATGGCCTCGCGCCTTGCCGCGCGCCTGCTGCCCGAATCCAGTGCCGAGCTGGGCGCGACGGCCGCCCTGCTGGCCGATATCGGCCTGCTGCTGCCGGGCGTGCGCAACGAGCGCAGCGAACCGGCACTGGCCGACGATCCGCGCCCCGGCCATGCCGAGGCCGGTGCCTACCTGCTGGGCCTGTGGGGCCTGCCGATGCCGATCATCGAAGCAGTGGCCTTCCACCTGCAGCCGCAGCGTGCCAACACGCGCAGCTTCTGGGTGACCGGTGCGGTGCACGTGGCCCTGGCGCTGGTCAACGGCGACCCGGTGGACGAGGACTACCTGCAGCGTGCCGGCGTGCTGAACAAGCTGCCGCAGTGGCGCGAGCATGCCAACAGCCTGATGGGGCTGGTACCGACCGAAGCCTGA